One stretch of Sardina pilchardus chromosome 17, fSarPil1.1, whole genome shotgun sequence DNA includes these proteins:
- the mylkb gene encoding myosin light chain kinase, smooth muscle isoform X3: MKGSPKPTIKMSCITQLGFTQDFILVRYLDVSKVFGGGSESVTTPPGGGSRTAGAPVLLSGLEDQTVMDGSLATMTVEVTGDPKPTVFWLHDGIEIMESEDFHFKRNGNECQLCIRDVFPEDSGKYIFVAWNHKGVVRTEANLKVQEPAGGTRPWFIIRPKPVVTVVPGRHVLISCAIAGDPFPEFRWAKDGVGLASGGELRLVQKGNVVSLLIRRVAPHHAGQYHIRLSSGGVSVGVGLADRTVRVSEPESCRGSRTSSQPQQARHQPQPPQQPQPQQGERVSSSHHHLQVHTTPPEHQDQRRGPRPLLRRHVHTRQRSEEQVREHQPEQWDFRSLLTHGRVAEAAEVNTAAAAAAHHQQQRYHHCAEDVCREQEPKDATMSMDFRSQLKKAGPRGSPAPKAEAAAPPKDFRAMLGKKGGDSPKAGAAASGGPGDFRAMLKKPAPGAEKNDAKDATPTPKAPVAKDKQNGINGINDKKAAPEKKAAPEKKDPPSPEKKAPPSPDKKADADKKPAAAAVAPEKKPAAPAGKQPNFTKTPSDVSVVEGQRLQLQCEVTSDPAATVTWSLDGKVIKPSKFIVLSQEGGKCSFTVDKALPEDAGRYTCKAENAAGKAECSCKVTISEPKDAASGDKKSAPTTENEALIKKKQAPKSPTKQGSGPQITQFPGDMKILAGKKVGLLSYFTGAPPITCTWMKFKKPIQSGTGGIKIDTTENSSQLTIDGTDPDHSGCYILELQNKFGTKQASCNLTVVDKPDPPARVPAVSDIRESSLTLSWYGPTYDGGSIVQSYNLEIWNSVDKKWTELASCNSTSYSVKKLLKDRQYKFRVRAVNMYGAGEPSAESLPATVGAEQMKEKKEVEAADDADDKEPEYRDVVVKKDCSVKDLYDVQDRLGTGKFGQVYKLVEKSTSKVWAGKFIKAFSVKEKDNVRMEIDIMNSLHHPKLVQCVDAFEGKSDIVMVMEIISGGELFDRIVDEDFELSEREVIKYMLQIIDGVAFIHKQGIVHLDLKPENIMCLNKTGNKIKLIDFGLARRLDTAGGLKVLFGTPEFVAPEVINYEEIGFSTDMWSIGVICYILVSGLSPFMGDSDSETLANVTSATWDFEDDSFDEISEECKDFISSLLKKSMRARLTCPQCLDHKWLKQDTAKMEAKQLSKDALKKYILRRKWQKTGNAVRAISRFHSMGMLGGVGPKKSPSAEDTPAPFLECVEDETPRPPAPPTFTKVIRDVEVVEGSAARFECKIEGSPDPDVVWYKDDQPIKETRHCQIDYEDDGQCSLVISEVCPEDDAKYTCKAVNSQGEASCTAELMVEFMQEEEGEGAEEEGEEEEEEEEE, from the exons ATGAAGGGCAGCCCAAAGCCCACAATAAAG ATGTCCTGCATCACCCAGCTTGGTTTTACCCAGGATTTTATCTTGGTTCGGTATCTTG ATGTCTCTAAAGTCTTCGGTGGTGGATCTGAGTCTGTGACTACGCCCCCTGGTGGTGGATCCAGGACTGCAGGCGCGCCGGTCCTGCTGAGCGGCCTGGAGGATCAGACAGTGATGGACGGCAGCCTCGCAACGATGACCGTGGAGGTCACAG GTGATCCTAAGCCCACCGTCTTCTGGTTGCATGATGGAATTGAGATCATGGAGTCGGAGGACTTTCATTTCAAACGAAATGGGAATGAATGCCAACTCTGCATTCGGGACGTCTTCCCAGAAGATTCTGGGAAATACATCTTTGTGGCTTGGAACCATAAAGGTGTTGTGAGAACCGAAGCAAACCTCAAAgtgcaag AGCCCGCGGGTGGCACGCGGCCATGGTTCATCATCCGGCCGAAGCCGGTGGTGACGGTGGTGCCGGGCCGTCACGTCCTCATCTCGTGCGCCATCGCCGGGGACCCGTTCCCAGAGTTCCGCTGGGCGAAAGACGGAGTGGGCTTGGCGTCCGGAGGAGAGCTGAGGCTGGTCCAGAAGGGGAACGTCGTCTCACTGCTCATCCGGAGAGTCGCACCACACCATGCAGGACAGTATCACATCAGGCTCAG ctCCGGAGGGGTTTCGGTGGGAGTTGGACTCGCGGACAGGACCGTGAGAGTCAGTGAGCCTGAGAGCTGCAGAGGGAGCAGGACCTCCAGTCAGCCCCAGCAAGCCCGccaccagccccagcccccccaGCAGCCGCAGCCGCAGCAGGGAGAGCGGGTCTCCagcagccaccaccacctccaggtccacaccacccccccagaGCACCAGGATCAGCGTCGCGGCCCCCGGCCCCTCCTAAGGAGGCACGTGCACACCAGGCAGCGCAGCGAAGAGCAGGTCCGCGAGCACCAGCCCGAGCAGTGGGACTTCCGCTCGCTGCTCACACACGGCCGCGTCGCAGAAGCAGCAGAGGTAAAcacagccgccgccgccgccgcccaccaccagcagcagcgctACCACCACTGTGCGGAGGACGTCTGTCGGGAACAGGAGCCCAAGGACGCCACCATGAGTATGGACTTCAGGTCCCAGCTGAAGAAGGCAGGGCCGCGGGGGAGCCCCGCTCCCAAGGCCGAGGCCGCCGCGCCCCCGAAGGATTTCAGGGCCATGCTGGGGAAGAAGGGGGGCGACTCCCCCAAAGCGGGAGCCGCGGCCAGCGGCGGGCCCGGCGACTTCAGGGCCATGCTGAAGAAGCCGGCCCCCGGCGCCGAGAAGAACGACGCCAAGGACGCGACCCCGACGCCCAAAGCCCCGGTGGCCAAGGACAAGCAGAACGGCATCAACGGCATCAACGACAAGAAAGCCGCGCCGGAGAAGAAGGCCGCGCCGGAGAAGAAGGACCCTCCGTCCCCGGAGAAGAAGGCCCCGCCGTCCCCGGACAAGAAGGCGGACGCGGACAAGAAGCCTGCGGCGGCGGCCGTCGCACCGGAGAAGAAGCCAGCGGCGCCCGCCGGGAAGCAGCCCAACTTCACCAAGACGCCCAGCGACGTCAGCGTGGTGGAGGGCCAGCGGCTGCAGCTGCAGTGCGAGGTGACCTCCGACCCCGCCGCCACCGTCACCTGGTCGCTAGACGGCAAAGTCATCAAGCCTTCCAAATTCATCGTGCTATCTCAGGAAG GAGGCAAGTGTTCTTTCACCGTAGACAAGGCCTTGCCGGAGGATGCTGGCCGATACACGTGTAAAGCGGAGAATGCAGCTGGGAAAGCGGAGTGCTCCTGCAAAGTCACGATCTCTG AACCCAAAGATGCCGCCTCTGGAGACAAGAAGTCTGCACCTACAACAGAGA ATGAGGCCCTTATAAAGAAGAAACAAGCCCCCAAATCTCCGACCAAACAGG GCTCTGGCCCTCAGATCACCCAGTTCCCAGGTGACATGAAGATCCTGGCTGGGAAGAAGGTGGGCCTGCTGTCCTACTTCACTGGGGCCCCACCCATCACCTGCACCTGGATGAAGTTCAAGAAGCCG ATCCAGTCAGGAACTGGAGGCATCAAAATAGACACCACAGAGAACAGCAGTCAGCTGACCATTGATGGGACCGACCCCGACCACAGCGGCTGCTACATCTTGGAGCTGCAGAACAAGTTTGGCACCAAGCAAGCCTCCTGTAACCTCACTGTCGTAG ACAAGCCTGATCCTCCGGCTCGAGTCCCAGCGGTCTCAGACATTCGTGAATCCTCCCTCACCCTGTCGTGGTACGGCCCCACATATGATGGCGGCAGCATCGTGCAGTCATACAACCTGGAGATCTGGAATTCAGTGGATAAGAAATGGACAGAGTTGGCCTCATGCAACAGCACCTCATATTCCGTCAAGAAACTGCTCAAGGACCGGCAGTACAAATTCCGCGTCCGGGCCGTCAACATGTACGGAGCAGGGGAGCCTAGTGCAGAATCTCTGCCTGCTACTGTGGGAGCGGAACAGATGaaag aGAAAAAGGAAGTCGAAGCTGCAGATGATGCTGATG ACAAGGAGCCAGAGTACAGAGATGTGGTCGTGAAGAAAGACTGCAGTGTTAAAGATCTCTATGATGTGCAAGACAGACTGGGAAC GGGCAAATTCGGACAGGTCTATAAACTGGTCGAGAAGTCCACGAGCAAAGTGTGGGCTGGGAAGTTCATCAAGGCCTTTTCTGTTAAGGAGAAGGACAACGTTCGGATGGAGATCGACATCATGAACAGCCTCCACCACCCGAAGCTGGTGCAGTGTGTGGACGCCTTCGAGGGCAAGTCTGACATTGTCATGGTCATGGAGAT AATCTCTGGTGGCGAGCTGTTTGATCGCATCGTGGACGAGGACTTCgagctgagtgagagagaggtgatcaAATACATGCTGCAGATCATCGACGGCGTGGCCTTCATTCACAAACAGGGCATTGTCCACTTGGACCTCAAGCCAGAGAACATCATGTGCCTAAACAAGACAGGCAACAAGATCAAACTCATTGACTTTGGCCTTGCCAGGCGGCTAG ATACCGCTGGTGGACTGAAAGTCTTGTTTGGAACTCCTGAGTTTGTGGCTCCGGAAGTGATCAACTATGAGGAGATTGGCTTCTCCACGGATATGTGGAGCATCGGGGTCATCTGCTATATCCT GGTCAGCGGTCTGTCACCTTTCATGGGCGACTCTGACAGCGAGACACTGGCCAACGTCACATCAGCCACCTGGGACTTTGAGGATGATTCCTTTGACGAGATATCTGAGGAGTGCAAAGACTTCATCAGCAGTCTCCTGAAGAAGTCCATGAG GGCTCGTCTGACCTGTCCACAGTGTCTGGATCACAAATGGCTGAAGCAGGACACGGCCAAAATGGAGGCCAAGCAGCTGTCCAAGGATGCACTGAAGAAGTACATCTTGAGACGCAAGTGGCAG AAAACAGGAAATGCTGTGCGCGCCATCTCCAGATTCCACTCCATGGGGATGCTGGGTGGAGTCGGGCCAAAGAAATCGCCTTCGGCCg AGGACACCCCGGCTCCATTcctggagtgtgtggaggatgAGACACCCCGGCCTCCTGCTCCACCTACCTTCACCAAGGTCATCCgtgatgtggaggtggtggagggtaGTGCCGCTCGATTTGAGTGCAAGATAGAGG GCTCTCCTGACCCAGACGTGGTGTGGTACAAGGATGACCAGCCCATCAAGGAGACGCGCCACTGCCAGATCGACTACGAGGACGACGGCCAATGCAGCCTGGTCATCTCGGAGGTGTGCCCCGAAGACGACGCCAAGTACACCTGCAAGGCCGTCAACAGCCAGGGCGAGGCCAGCTGCACTGCAGAGCTCATGGTGGAGTttatgcaggaggaggagggagagggagcggaggaggagggagaggaggaggaagaggaggaggaagaatag
- the mylkb gene encoding myosin light chain kinase, smooth muscle isoform X4 codes for MVHHPAEAGGDGGAGPSRPHLVRHRRGPVPRVPLGERRSGLGVRRRAEAGPEGERRLTAHPESRTTPCRTVSHQAQELCWPVQLRGHAVRPPSAGPLQQRPTPSSVNSLYHSIALHPVLYLISLSLSLSLLLPPPLSLSLSSSSSLPSLSSGGVSVGVGLADRTVRVSEPESCRGSRTSSQPQQARHQPQPPQQPQPQQGERVSSSHHHLQVHTTPPEHQDQRRGPRPLLRRHVHTRQRSEEQVREHQPEQWDFRSLLTHGRVAEAAEVNTAAAAAAHHQQQRYHHCAEDVCREQEPKDATMSMDFRSQLKKAGPRGSPAPKAEAAAPPKDFRAMLGKKGGDSPKAGAAASGGPGDFRAMLKKPAPGAEKNDAKDATPTPKAPVAKDKQNGINGINDKKAAPEKKAAPEKKDPPSPEKKAPPSPDKKADADKKPAAAAVAPEKKPAAPAGKQPNFTKTPSDVSVVEGQRLQLQCEVTSDPAATVTWSLDGKVIKPSKFIVLSQEGGKCSFTVDKALPEDAGRYTCKAENAAGKAECSCKVTISEPKDAASGDKKSAPTTENEALIKKKQAPKSPTKQGSGPQITQFPGDMKILAGKKVGLLSYFTGAPPITCTWMKFKKPIQSGTGGIKIDTTENSSQLTIDGTDPDHSGCYILELQNKFGTKQASCNLTVVDKPDPPARVPAVSDIRESSLTLSWYGPTYDGGSIVQSYNLEIWNSVDKKWTELASCNSTSYSVKKLLKDRQYKFRVRAVNMYGAGEPSAESLPATVGAEQMKEKKEVEAADDADDKEPEYRDVVVKKDCSVKDLYDVQDRLGTGKFGQVYKLVEKSTSKVWAGKFIKAFSVKEKDNVRMEIDIMNSLHHPKLVQCVDAFEGKSDIVMVMEIISGGELFDRIVDEDFELSEREVIKYMLQIIDGVAFIHKQGIVHLDLKPENIMCLNKTGNKIKLIDFGLARRLDTAGGLKVLFGTPEFVAPEVINYEEIGFSTDMWSIGVICYILVSGLSPFMGDSDSETLANVTSATWDFEDDSFDEISEECKDFISSLLKKSMRARLTCPQCLDHKWLKQDTAKMEAKQLSKDALKKYILRRKWQKTGNAVRAISRFHSMGMLGGVGPKKSPSAEDTPAPFLECVEDETPRPPAPPTFTKVIRDVEVVEGSAARFECKIEGSPDPDVVWYKDDQPIKETRHCQIDYEDDGQCSLVISEVCPEDDAKYTCKAVNSQGEASCTAELMVEFMQEEEGEGAEEEGEEEEEEEEE; via the exons ATGGTTCATCATCCGGCCGAAGCCGGTGGTGACGGTGGTGCCGGGCCGTCACGTCCTCATCTCGTGCGCCATCGCCGGGGACCCGTTCCCAGAGTTCCGCTGGGCGAAAGACGGAGTGGGCTTGGCGTCCGGAGGAGAGCTGAGGCTGGTCCAGAAGGGGAACGTCGTCTCACTGCTCATCCGGAGAGTCGCACCACACCATGCAGGACAGTATCACATCAGGCTCAG GAACTCTGTTGGCCAGTCCAGCTGCGCGGTCACGCTGTCCGTCCGCCAAGCGCCGGACCTTTGCAACAGAGGCCCACCCCTTCA TCCGTtaactctctctatcactcaatCGCCCTCCATCCAGTGCtctatctcatctctctctctctctctctctctctcttactccctcctcccctctctctctctctctcctcctcctcctccctcccctctctcagctCCGGAGGGGTTTCGGTGGGAGTTGGACTCGCGGACAGGACCGTGAGAGTCAGTGAGCCTGAGAGCTGCAGAGGGAGCAGGACCTCCAGTCAGCCCCAGCAAGCCCGccaccagccccagcccccccaGCAGCCGCAGCCGCAGCAGGGAGAGCGGGTCTCCagcagccaccaccacctccaggtccacaccacccccccagaGCACCAGGATCAGCGTCGCGGCCCCCGGCCCCTCCTAAGGAGGCACGTGCACACCAGGCAGCGCAGCGAAGAGCAGGTCCGCGAGCACCAGCCCGAGCAGTGGGACTTCCGCTCGCTGCTCACACACGGCCGCGTCGCAGAAGCAGCAGAGGTAAAcacagccgccgccgccgccgcccaccaccagcagcagcgctACCACCACTGTGCGGAGGACGTCTGTCGGGAACAGGAGCCCAAGGACGCCACCATGAGTATGGACTTCAGGTCCCAGCTGAAGAAGGCAGGGCCGCGGGGGAGCCCCGCTCCCAAGGCCGAGGCCGCCGCGCCCCCGAAGGATTTCAGGGCCATGCTGGGGAAGAAGGGGGGCGACTCCCCCAAAGCGGGAGCCGCGGCCAGCGGCGGGCCCGGCGACTTCAGGGCCATGCTGAAGAAGCCGGCCCCCGGCGCCGAGAAGAACGACGCCAAGGACGCGACCCCGACGCCCAAAGCCCCGGTGGCCAAGGACAAGCAGAACGGCATCAACGGCATCAACGACAAGAAAGCCGCGCCGGAGAAGAAGGCCGCGCCGGAGAAGAAGGACCCTCCGTCCCCGGAGAAGAAGGCCCCGCCGTCCCCGGACAAGAAGGCGGACGCGGACAAGAAGCCTGCGGCGGCGGCCGTCGCACCGGAGAAGAAGCCAGCGGCGCCCGCCGGGAAGCAGCCCAACTTCACCAAGACGCCCAGCGACGTCAGCGTGGTGGAGGGCCAGCGGCTGCAGCTGCAGTGCGAGGTGACCTCCGACCCCGCCGCCACCGTCACCTGGTCGCTAGACGGCAAAGTCATCAAGCCTTCCAAATTCATCGTGCTATCTCAGGAAG GAGGCAAGTGTTCTTTCACCGTAGACAAGGCCTTGCCGGAGGATGCTGGCCGATACACGTGTAAAGCGGAGAATGCAGCTGGGAAAGCGGAGTGCTCCTGCAAAGTCACGATCTCTG AACCCAAAGATGCCGCCTCTGGAGACAAGAAGTCTGCACCTACAACAGAGA ATGAGGCCCTTATAAAGAAGAAACAAGCCCCCAAATCTCCGACCAAACAGG GCTCTGGCCCTCAGATCACCCAGTTCCCAGGTGACATGAAGATCCTGGCTGGGAAGAAGGTGGGCCTGCTGTCCTACTTCACTGGGGCCCCACCCATCACCTGCACCTGGATGAAGTTCAAGAAGCCG ATCCAGTCAGGAACTGGAGGCATCAAAATAGACACCACAGAGAACAGCAGTCAGCTGACCATTGATGGGACCGACCCCGACCACAGCGGCTGCTACATCTTGGAGCTGCAGAACAAGTTTGGCACCAAGCAAGCCTCCTGTAACCTCACTGTCGTAG ACAAGCCTGATCCTCCGGCTCGAGTCCCAGCGGTCTCAGACATTCGTGAATCCTCCCTCACCCTGTCGTGGTACGGCCCCACATATGATGGCGGCAGCATCGTGCAGTCATACAACCTGGAGATCTGGAATTCAGTGGATAAGAAATGGACAGAGTTGGCCTCATGCAACAGCACCTCATATTCCGTCAAGAAACTGCTCAAGGACCGGCAGTACAAATTCCGCGTCCGGGCCGTCAACATGTACGGAGCAGGGGAGCCTAGTGCAGAATCTCTGCCTGCTACTGTGGGAGCGGAACAGATGaaag aGAAAAAGGAAGTCGAAGCTGCAGATGATGCTGATG ACAAGGAGCCAGAGTACAGAGATGTGGTCGTGAAGAAAGACTGCAGTGTTAAAGATCTCTATGATGTGCAAGACAGACTGGGAAC GGGCAAATTCGGACAGGTCTATAAACTGGTCGAGAAGTCCACGAGCAAAGTGTGGGCTGGGAAGTTCATCAAGGCCTTTTCTGTTAAGGAGAAGGACAACGTTCGGATGGAGATCGACATCATGAACAGCCTCCACCACCCGAAGCTGGTGCAGTGTGTGGACGCCTTCGAGGGCAAGTCTGACATTGTCATGGTCATGGAGAT AATCTCTGGTGGCGAGCTGTTTGATCGCATCGTGGACGAGGACTTCgagctgagtgagagagaggtgatcaAATACATGCTGCAGATCATCGACGGCGTGGCCTTCATTCACAAACAGGGCATTGTCCACTTGGACCTCAAGCCAGAGAACATCATGTGCCTAAACAAGACAGGCAACAAGATCAAACTCATTGACTTTGGCCTTGCCAGGCGGCTAG ATACCGCTGGTGGACTGAAAGTCTTGTTTGGAACTCCTGAGTTTGTGGCTCCGGAAGTGATCAACTATGAGGAGATTGGCTTCTCCACGGATATGTGGAGCATCGGGGTCATCTGCTATATCCT GGTCAGCGGTCTGTCACCTTTCATGGGCGACTCTGACAGCGAGACACTGGCCAACGTCACATCAGCCACCTGGGACTTTGAGGATGATTCCTTTGACGAGATATCTGAGGAGTGCAAAGACTTCATCAGCAGTCTCCTGAAGAAGTCCATGAG GGCTCGTCTGACCTGTCCACAGTGTCTGGATCACAAATGGCTGAAGCAGGACACGGCCAAAATGGAGGCCAAGCAGCTGTCCAAGGATGCACTGAAGAAGTACATCTTGAGACGCAAGTGGCAG AAAACAGGAAATGCTGTGCGCGCCATCTCCAGATTCCACTCCATGGGGATGCTGGGTGGAGTCGGGCCAAAGAAATCGCCTTCGGCCg AGGACACCCCGGCTCCATTcctggagtgtgtggaggatgAGACACCCCGGCCTCCTGCTCCACCTACCTTCACCAAGGTCATCCgtgatgtggaggtggtggagggtaGTGCCGCTCGATTTGAGTGCAAGATAGAGG GCTCTCCTGACCCAGACGTGGTGTGGTACAAGGATGACCAGCCCATCAAGGAGACGCGCCACTGCCAGATCGACTACGAGGACGACGGCCAATGCAGCCTGGTCATCTCGGAGGTGTGCCCCGAAGACGACGCCAAGTACACCTGCAAGGCCGTCAACAGCCAGGGCGAGGCCAGCTGCACTGCAGAGCTCATGGTGGAGTttatgcaggaggaggagggagagggagcggaggaggagggagaggaggaggaagaggaggaggaagaatag